One Sodalinema gerasimenkoae IPPAS B-353 DNA segment encodes these proteins:
- a CDS encoding tetratricopeptide repeat protein: protein MSKKRSGWFSRIVLAIGLIAFLGFSIGPLLGGVLQANQGSSTPTPTNTPSATTPDDDLKAQERGYKLVLEREPDNQTALRGLIDVRRQLNDVEGTVPPLERLAELNPEESRYRVLLAQTKQYLGDREGAVETYRALINQEPGNVQALQGLVTLLLQEERPEAAIAAIEDILQLAPQANQAEPGSIDVVSTQLLLGQVYAEQQRYDQALNVFENLSQEHSSDFRPLVGKGLILEETGQLDEAKAALNTALELAPAQQKDRIQILLEDIQAREASPSPAEEESGE, encoded by the coding sequence GTGTCTAAAAAGCGTTCGGGTTGGTTTAGTCGTATTGTGCTGGCCATCGGCTTAATCGCCTTTCTTGGCTTCTCGATTGGGCCCCTACTCGGTGGGGTGTTACAAGCCAATCAGGGAAGTTCTACCCCTACTCCCACGAATACCCCGAGCGCCACGACGCCCGATGATGACCTCAAGGCTCAGGAACGAGGCTATAAGCTGGTGTTGGAACGCGAACCGGATAATCAAACGGCCTTGCGCGGCTTGATTGATGTGCGTCGTCAGTTAAATGACGTAGAGGGAACCGTCCCCCCCTTAGAACGGCTGGCGGAATTGAACCCCGAGGAATCTCGCTATCGGGTGTTGCTGGCTCAGACAAAACAGTATTTGGGCGATCGCGAGGGAGCGGTGGAAACCTATCGGGCCCTGATTAACCAGGAACCGGGCAATGTGCAAGCGCTCCAAGGTCTGGTGACACTATTACTTCAGGAAGAGCGCCCCGAAGCGGCGATCGCCGCCATTGAGGATATCCTACAACTGGCTCCTCAAGCCAACCAAGCGGAACCCGGAAGTATTGATGTGGTCTCCACCCAACTGCTTCTCGGACAAGTCTATGCCGAGCAACAACGCTATGATCAGGCGTTGAATGTGTTTGAGAATCTCAGTCAAGAGCATTCGAGTGATTTTCGTCCCCTGGTGGGTAAGGGGCTGATTTTAGAGGAAACCGGTCAACTCGATGAGGCAAAAGCCGCTCTGAATACGGCGTTGGAGTTGGCCCCCGCCCAACAGAAAGACCGGATTCAAATTCTCCTCGAAGACATCCAAGCTCGTGAAGCCAGTCCCAGTCCCGCTGAAGAAGAGTCTGGGGAGTAA